A portion of the Oxynema aestuarii AP17 genome contains these proteins:
- a CDS encoding mechanosensitive ion channel family protein, whose amino-acid sequence MKTLFLLQSNGNSNQATGLESLTEITLYKITIAVVVVAATYGILWANEKLIAWVSEKVPSRFRLGVKQSLPFCRAVIILIAVLTLVRLFVRLSANNLLALTGTTAVALGFAFKDYASSLIAGFIALFEGPYRVGDRVAIGEHYGEIVSYGLRGVRLKTPDDNLVTIPHNKIWTDPISNANAGELEAQAVTHFYLAHEVDVELVMKILYQAAYTSKYTQLKLPIVVILSEKPWGSHFQVKSYPMDARDEFIYQTDLIERAKQTFAKYGVEYPSVWSDWSDRP is encoded by the coding sequence ATGAAAACCCTATTTTTACTCCAAAGTAACGGCAATTCAAATCAAGCAACGGGACTCGAATCCCTCACCGAAATCACGCTTTATAAAATCACGATCGCCGTCGTCGTTGTCGCCGCGACTTACGGCATATTGTGGGCGAATGAAAAACTGATTGCTTGGGTTTCGGAAAAAGTCCCGAGTCGCTTTCGTTTGGGGGTCAAGCAGTCCTTACCCTTTTGCCGTGCGGTGATTATTTTAATAGCAGTTTTAACCCTGGTTCGTTTATTTGTCCGCTTGTCGGCGAATAATTTATTAGCGTTGACGGGAACGACTGCAGTAGCGTTAGGTTTTGCATTTAAAGATTATGCCAGTTCTTTAATTGCTGGATTTATTGCCTTATTTGAAGGGCCGTACCGGGTAGGCGATCGCGTGGCTATTGGCGAGCATTATGGTGAAATTGTCAGTTATGGATTGCGTGGGGTTCGTTTAAAAACCCCTGATGATAATTTAGTGACAATTCCCCACAATAAAATCTGGACCGATCCGATTTCTAATGCGAATGCGGGGGAGTTAGAAGCGCAAGCGGTCACCCATTTTTACTTAGCGCATGAGGTTGACGTAGAATTGGTGATGAAAATCCTCTATCAAGCCGCTTATACGAGCAAATACACGCAATTAAAATTACCGATTGTCGTGATTTTGTCAGAAAAGCCCTGGGGAAGTCATTTTCAGGTCAAATCTTATCCGATGGATGCTAGAGATGAGTTTATCTATCAAACGGATCTGATCGAACGGGCGAAACAAACGTTTGCTAAATATGGGGTCGAGTATCCATCGGTTTGGAGTGATTGGAGCGATCGCCCGTAA
- a CDS encoding (2Fe-2S) ferredoxin domain-containing protein codes for MKKQVFVCQNRCCRQYGSDRVLAAFQRDPVEGVTVKTCGCTGHCGNGPMVLVEPDGIWYWRVHPDEVPTIIERHLRGGQPVKGMLYPKVHHG; via the coding sequence ATGAAAAAACAAGTATTCGTTTGCCAAAATCGCTGTTGTCGCCAGTACGGAAGCGATCGCGTCCTTGCCGCTTTTCAACGAGATCCGGTAGAAGGAGTCACCGTTAAAACATGCGGTTGTACCGGACATTGTGGTAACGGTCCGATGGTTCTCGTCGAACCCGATGGGATTTGGTATTGGCGAGTGCATCCCGATGAAGTCCCGACTATTATCGAGCGACATCTTCGCGGCGGTCAACCTGTTAAAGGGATGTTATATCCTAAAGTTCATCATGGTTAA
- a CDS encoding Tll0287-like domain-containing protein: MWHSNFSKLSNFSKLSKLFIGLCLALFLLGWHPQSANAQTNPQELAKAVREIEYLDSMRSELAATIDPNTEPTMQTMKEVCKPVGMRAKELAKENNWQVKQIAKKYRNPAHAPDGMKAEVALNKFDLDSDLVGFWDRETIDGREGTRYYRRINVEASCLACHGAKNDRPQFVKDNYPNDLAYNFNPGDLRGMYSVFIPDVREAIDAAIAPQ, encoded by the coding sequence ATGTGGCATTCTAATTTTTCCAAACTTTCCAATTTTTCCAAACTTTCCAAACTATTTATCGGTCTGTGTTTGGCTCTTTTTCTCCTCGGTTGGCATCCTCAAAGCGCCAACGCGCAAACCAATCCCCAGGAGTTAGCCAAAGCCGTTCGCGAAATCGAATATCTCGACTCGATGCGATCGGAGTTGGCGGCGACCATCGACCCCAACACCGAACCGACGATGCAAACGATGAAAGAAGTTTGCAAACCCGTCGGGATGCGAGCGAAAGAATTAGCTAAAGAAAACAACTGGCAAGTCAAACAAATTGCCAAAAAATATCGCAATCCCGCTCACGCACCCGACGGAATGAAAGCCGAAGTCGCCCTCAATAAATTCGACCTCGATTCCGATTTAGTCGGTTTCTGGGATCGCGAAACGATCGACGGTCGCGAAGGAACCCGTTATTATCGCCGGATTAATGTAGAAGCGAGTTGTTTAGCCTGTCACGGCGCTAAAAACGATCGCCCCCAATTTGTCAAAGACAACTATCCCAACGATTTAGCCTATAATTTCAACCCTGGCGATTTACGCGGGATGTACTCGGTCTTTATTCCCGACGTGCGCGAAGCCATCGACGCGGCGATCGCCCCTCAATAG
- a CDS encoding efflux RND transporter periplasmic adaptor subunit gives MQSLDDRHWHPPKSLPLLLGGLVVIVASSSAAGWWLANTVQREPVESAAVATTPEAIAVRVAPAIEQTTQADRSAIGSTEAIDTVTVTSRVMGQIQRLSVEEGDRVSQGDILVEIDAKDIQAESNRATAAIAQAQASVTVARSAQIQAIAGKNQAVAARSQAEAQFNQAIANRNQAQAQKRQAQAERERAIAAKREAEAQLSEAEAELADAKLHQQRMSLLYSQGAISESQLDTANTRVSVIEARIGQIEAGIDQADRAVAQTEAGIEQAEAAIAQAEAGVERARSQVSQADAAIEQAQGAVDQAEASIAQARAGVEQAQASQEQTIANLDYGTVKAPFDGVVTRKHTEVGAMAGPGQPLVTLESTEKLRFSAAIPESFVKQVRQGDDFEVEFDAIDRVVSGQVTQIIPSADPTAHNFTVKIALEYEPDLIPGMFGRIRLSAKPSVGEQGAYWSALSVPKTAIVERMGITGVYKVVDDRARFQAIATGSETGDRVEVFSGLERGDRVILQPSADLKDGTTVTVTNS, from the coding sequence ATGCAGAGTTTAGACGATCGCCACTGGCACCCCCCCAAATCTTTACCGTTACTCCTCGGCGGACTTGTCGTGATTGTCGCCAGTTCCTCGGCAGCAGGCTGGTGGTTGGCGAATACAGTCCAACGGGAACCCGTCGAATCAGCCGCCGTGGCGACGACCCCGGAAGCGATCGCCGTCCGGGTCGCCCCGGCGATCGAACAAACGACCCAAGCCGATCGCAGCGCCATCGGCAGCACGGAAGCGATCGACACCGTAACCGTGACCAGTCGGGTGATGGGGCAGATTCAACGCTTATCCGTAGAAGAAGGCGATCGCGTGAGCCAGGGAGATATTTTGGTCGAGATCGACGCCAAAGATATCCAAGCTGAAAGCAATCGGGCCACCGCCGCGATCGCCCAAGCTCAAGCCTCCGTGACCGTGGCGCGATCGGCGCAAATCCAGGCGATCGCCGGAAAAAATCAAGCCGTCGCCGCGCGATCGCAAGCCGAAGCCCAATTCAATCAAGCGATCGCCAATCGCAACCAGGCGCAAGCGCAAAAGCGGCAAGCGCAAGCCGAACGAGAACGGGCGATCGCCGCCAAACGCGAAGCCGAAGCGCAACTGAGCGAAGCCGAAGCCGAACTCGCCGACGCCAAATTACATCAACAGCGCATGAGCTTGTTATATTCCCAAGGCGCGATCAGCGAGTCCCAACTCGACACTGCCAATACCCGCGTCAGCGTCATCGAAGCGCGCATCGGGCAAATTGAAGCGGGAATCGACCAAGCCGACCGCGCGGTCGCCCAAACCGAAGCGGGAATCGAACAAGCGGAAGCGGCGATCGCCCAAGCTGAGGCGGGAGTCGAACGGGCTCGGTCTCAAGTGAGCCAAGCGGACGCGGCGATCGAACAAGCTCAAGGGGCCGTAGACCAAGCCGAAGCCAGCATCGCCCAAGCCCGCGCCGGAGTCGAACAAGCCCAAGCCAGCCAAGAACAGACGATCGCCAATTTAGATTACGGTACGGTCAAGGCGCCCTTCGATGGCGTCGTCACCCGCAAACATACCGAAGTCGGCGCCATGGCGGGGCCGGGACAACCGTTAGTCACCCTCGAAAGTACGGAAAAATTGCGCTTTAGCGCCGCCATCCCCGAATCCTTCGTCAAACAAGTGCGCCAGGGAGACGATTTCGAGGTCGAGTTCGACGCGATCGATCGCGTCGTAAGCGGACAAGTCACCCAGATTATCCCCTCCGCCGACCCGACCGCTCACAACTTTACCGTCAAAATTGCCCTGGAGTACGAGCCGGATTTGATTCCCGGAATGTTCGGACGTATCCGCCTGAGTGCGAAACCTTCCGTCGGCGAGCAAGGGGCGTACTGGAGCGCCTTAAGCGTTCCCAAAACGGCGATCGTCGAACGCATGGGGATTACGGGGGTGTATAAAGTGGTTGACGATCGCGCCCGCTTCCAGGCGATCGCCACGGGTAGCGAAACGGGCGATCGGGTCGAAGTGTTTTCCGGTTTGGAACGCGGCGATCGCGTCATCCTCCAACCCTCCGCCGACTTGAAAGATGGCACGACCGTGACCGTCACCAACTCGTAG
- a CDS encoding ArsR/SmtB family transcription factor, with protein sequence MEMNLSPDELESLANRFKILGEPARLQILSSICGGERNVQEICDRTGLNQANVSKHLRLLKDAKIVACKRVGVCRYYRVIDPDLLGLCVSARHLLQDRKILAHS encoded by the coding sequence ATGGAAATGAACCTCAGTCCAGACGAACTCGAATCTCTGGCTAACCGATTCAAAATTTTGGGAGAACCCGCGCGCTTGCAAATTTTATCCTCGATCTGTGGGGGAGAACGGAACGTTCAAGAAATCTGCGATCGCACGGGCTTGAACCAAGCCAACGTTTCCAAACATTTACGCCTCTTAAAAGATGCTAAAATTGTAGCGTGCAAGCGCGTCGGTGTTTGTCGTTACTATCGGGTGATCGACCCAGATTTACTCGGTTTGTGTGTCAGCGCCCGTCATCTTTTACAAGATCGAAAAATCCTGGCACATTCTTAA
- a CDS encoding NAD(P)/FAD-dependent oxidoreductase, whose amino-acid sequence MAQIVVIGGGIGGLPTAYELRHLLGKKHRVTLISDRAQFTFIPSLPWVGMDLMPLERVQVDLATALGRQGIEWIHDRVEAIDLEGQQLHVSDRAIAYDYLIVATGAELAVDAVSGLGPHGGYTQSVCNPQHALIARDAWKAFLKNPGPLVVGAVPGASCMGPAYEFALLADFILRKYGLRDRVPITFITPEPYAGHLGIGGMANSSEMVTALMKKREVTLMENTAITSIERDRVCLSNGESVPFAYSMLLPPFRGPRFVRSTPGLGDENGFIPVLPTGRHRDFPSVYAAGIAVAIAPPEVTPLPLGVPKTGQMTEAMGMAAAHNIALELGVMGGKPVKPTLEAICMADFGDTGLIFIADPVLPDRKTGKRRRAVVKQGRWVSWSKLAFETFFLAKMRWGMAVPWFERLGLRTLGLSLVEPLDPDEEIAVEQGRSLAGVGGSKVET is encoded by the coding sequence ATGGCACAAATCGTGGTCATCGGGGGCGGAATTGGGGGATTGCCGACAGCCTATGAGTTGCGACATCTCCTCGGGAAAAAGCATCGAGTCACGTTAATTTCCGATCGCGCGCAATTCACCTTTATTCCCTCCTTACCGTGGGTGGGAATGGATTTAATGCCCCTAGAACGGGTGCAAGTAGACCTGGCAACCGCCTTGGGACGTCAGGGGATCGAATGGATTCACGACCGCGTCGAGGCGATCGATCTCGAAGGGCAACAACTGCACGTCAGCGATCGCGCGATCGCTTACGACTATCTGATCGTAGCCACCGGAGCCGAATTAGCCGTCGATGCCGTCAGTGGCTTGGGACCGCACGGCGGTTATACACAGTCCGTGTGCAACCCGCAACACGCCTTAATCGCTCGCGACGCTTGGAAAGCGTTTTTAAAAAATCCCGGACCGTTAGTGGTCGGCGCCGTACCGGGAGCCAGTTGCATGGGTCCGGCGTATGAATTTGCGTTATTAGCCGATTTTATCTTGAGGAAGTACGGCTTGCGCGATCGCGTTCCGATTACCTTCATCACCCCGGAACCCTATGCGGGACATCTCGGGATTGGGGGGATGGCGAACTCCTCAGAAATGGTCACCGCCTTGATGAAAAAACGCGAGGTGACGTTGATGGAGAATACCGCAATTACTTCGATCGAGCGCGATCGCGTCTGCTTGAGTAACGGCGAGTCGGTTCCCTTTGCCTATTCAATGCTCTTGCCCCCATTTCGCGGCCCTCGCTTCGTGCGATCGACCCCCGGACTCGGCGATGAAAACGGCTTTATTCCCGTGTTACCCACCGGGCGCCACCGGGATTTTCCCTCGGTCTATGCCGCCGGGATTGCAGTGGCGATCGCCCCGCCGGAAGTCACCCCCCTGCCCTTGGGCGTTCCCAAAACCGGACAAATGACCGAAGCGATGGGAATGGCGGCGGCTCACAATATCGCCCTCGAACTCGGTGTCATGGGCGGCAAACCCGTCAAACCGACCTTAGAAGCGATTTGCATGGCCGACTTTGGCGATACGGGCTTAATTTTCATTGCCGATCCGGTTCTGCCCGATCGCAAAACCGGAAAACGCCGTCGGGCCGTGGTCAAACAGGGGCGCTGGGTGAGCTGGAGCAAACTCGCGTTCGAGACGTTTTTCCTCGCCAAAATGCGCTGGGGAATGGCAGTGCCGTGGTTCGAGCGCTTGGGACTGCGAACCTTGGGCCTGTCCCTCGTCGAACCCCTCGATCCCGACGAGGAGATCGCAGTCGAACAGGGGCGATCGCTCGCCGGAGTCGGGGGATCGAAAGTAGAAACGTAA
- the petC gene encoding cytochrome b6-f complex iron-sulfur subunit: protein MTNLEDAIVQDSFSYSNPSMSRRKLLNFLTGAAVAASAGGALYPAAKYFVPPKESDSSDGAILAKDKLGHVIPASQILSEPVGTRALIAGLAGEPTYLTVKANGTLDDRGIVNNCTHLGCTFPWNGRDEQFQCPCHGSRYSPDGSVVRGPADRPLKLVRVRVEDNRIWIAPWTDIDPRTGAKPWWV, encoded by the coding sequence ATGACAAATCTGGAGGATGCGATCGTGCAAGATAGTTTCAGTTATTCCAACCCTTCAATGTCCCGGCGCAAACTGCTCAACTTTCTGACCGGAGCCGCCGTCGCCGCCAGTGCGGGGGGCGCCCTGTATCCGGCAGCGAAATACTTCGTCCCGCCGAAAGAAAGCGACAGCAGCGACGGCGCCATTCTCGCCAAAGATAAACTCGGTCACGTGATTCCCGCGAGCCAGATTTTAAGCGAACCCGTCGGTACCCGCGCCTTAATCGCCGGACTCGCCGGAGAACCGACCTATTTAACCGTGAAAGCGAACGGTACCCTCGACGATCGCGGCATCGTCAACAACTGCACTCACCTCGGCTGTACCTTCCCGTGGAACGGGAGAGACGAACAATTCCAATGTCCCTGTCACGGATCGCGCTACAGTCCCGACGGTTCCGTAGTACGCGGTCCCGCAGACCGTCCCTTAAAGTTGGTTCGCGTCCGCGTAGAGGATAATCGAATCTGGATTGCTCCCTGGACTGATATCGATCCGAGAACGGGCGCCAAACCTTGGTGGGTGTAA
- a CDS encoding rhodanese-like domain-containing protein — MTFTTSKARQAFTDIDPREFVTLNDPPLLIDVRSQLEYQTGHVPGAVNLSLPRLLLGSIPMLRSLVWPEWFRDIEKDRTVAVICLSAHRSPIAADYLAKQGFDRVWNLIGGMLEWKRLGLETRSGKQP, encoded by the coding sequence ATGACTTTTACTACTTCTAAAGCTCGACAAGCATTTACCGATATCGACCCGCGCGAATTCGTTACCCTCAACGATCCGCCCTTGTTAATCGACGTGCGATCGCAACTGGAATATCAAACCGGACACGTTCCCGGCGCCGTCAATCTCAGCTTACCTCGCTTGTTGCTCGGTTCGATTCCGATGCTGCGATCGCTCGTGTGGCCCGAATGGTTTCGCGACATCGAAAAAGATCGAACCGTCGCCGTCATTTGTTTGAGTGCCCATCGCAGTCCCATTGCTGCCGATTACTTGGCGAAACAAGGCTTCGATCGCGTTTGGAACCTGATCGGCGGTATGTTGGAGTGGAAGCGCTTGGGACTGGAAACCCGAAGCGGCAAACAACCTTAA
- a CDS encoding class I SAM-dependent methyltransferase: protein MISRLNAPGNWYKQLFAWGMSKVNRADESAIAVRECDRYRSIGELKRDLLGDLSGTVVEIGPGAGNNLGYYSSEIDWVGIEPNPFMHPYLEQQAGRVGLKQARVHLGTAEKLPFEDGQIDAVVGTYVLCSVENLSRSLQEILRVLKPGGQFIFVEHIAGQCGTLTRTVQNAIEPAWKKAFDGCNPNRETGNALKQAGFEAVEMFDFSLSIPIVSPHLAGIARKHGDRLF from the coding sequence ATGATCTCCCGTTTAAACGCTCCAGGCAATTGGTACAAACAATTGTTTGCTTGGGGAATGTCAAAAGTCAACCGTGCCGATGAAAGCGCGATCGCCGTGCGCGAATGCGATCGCTACCGATCGATCGGCGAACTCAAACGCGATTTACTCGGCGATTTGTCCGGTACTGTCGTTGAAATTGGTCCCGGTGCGGGAAACAATCTCGGTTATTATAGTTCCGAAATAGATTGGGTGGGAATCGAACCCAATCCCTTCATGCATCCGTATCTCGAACAACAAGCTGGACGAGTCGGTCTGAAACAGGCTCGGGTTCACTTAGGAACGGCGGAAAAACTCCCCTTTGAAGACGGACAAATCGATGCCGTCGTCGGCACTTATGTTTTATGTTCTGTCGAGAACTTGTCCCGAAGTTTACAAGAAATTTTGCGAGTTCTCAAGCCCGGAGGACAATTTATTTTTGTCGAACATATCGCCGGACAATGCGGGACATTAACGCGAACCGTGCAGAACGCGATCGAACCTGCTTGGAAAAAAGCATTTGACGGTTGCAATCCCAATCGGGAAACGGGAAACGCCCTCAAACAAGCTGGCTTTGAAGCCGTTGAAATGTTTGATTTTTCTCTATCGATTCCGATTGTCAGCCCCCATTTAGCCGGAATTGCGCGCAAACATGGCGATCGCCTGTTTTGA